Proteins co-encoded in one Anaerobaca lacustris genomic window:
- a CDS encoding flagellar brake protein translates to MSEIVMLEGHESQSVLQTVTGERAPAIMSYLSKDKWHVAKVLMRELSGDRLYVEGCHSSGKPHPVNIRVEQPVGLNFKHAYGKFVFDTTVVALEPSPDPEAGGTIVLAVPDRIGVVQRRSYFRVNVPESLKVKVVLWHRTSQRKSKQSAHEYFEGGLMDISAGGAQLTLPLKASETDPTGVGEAEFRKGQFVGVRFTPMPYEMPLMFSAQIRNVLPTADRTGLCLGLQIVGLEASDEGREVLSRLAAVVDRYYQINQSAGPHREVHRSPTGPNPSHIPAGALQ, encoded by the coding sequence ATGAGCGAAATCGTCATGCTGGAAGGGCATGAATCCCAGTCCGTGCTCCAGACGGTGACCGGCGAACGCGCGCCGGCGATCATGTCGTATCTGTCCAAGGACAAGTGGCACGTGGCGAAAGTGCTCATGCGGGAGCTTTCCGGCGACAGGCTGTATGTGGAAGGTTGCCACTCCTCCGGCAAGCCGCACCCGGTCAACATCCGAGTCGAGCAGCCCGTGGGACTGAATTTCAAACACGCCTACGGCAAGTTCGTCTTCGATACCACGGTCGTTGCGCTGGAGCCTTCACCCGATCCGGAGGCCGGCGGGACCATCGTCCTGGCCGTGCCCGACCGCATCGGCGTGGTGCAGCGACGAAGCTATTTCCGCGTCAACGTGCCCGAATCACTCAAGGTCAAGGTCGTCCTCTGGCATCGCACGAGCCAGCGCAAGTCGAAGCAATCGGCTCACGAGTATTTCGAAGGCGGGCTGATGGACATCTCGGCCGGTGGCGCCCAGTTGACCCTTCCGCTGAAGGCCTCGGAGACCGATCCGACCGGCGTGGGCGAGGCGGAGTTCCGAAAAGGGCAGTTCGTCGGTGTACGCTTTACGCCGATGCCGTATGAGATGCCCCTGATGTTCAGTGCCCAGATCCGCAACGTCCTTCCGACGGCCGATCGCACGGGTCTGTGTCTGGGCCTGCAGATCGTCGGCCTGGAAGCGAGCGACGAGGGTCGCGAGGTCCTGTCGCGCCTGGCGGCGGTGGTGGATCGCTACTACCAGATCAACCAGTCGGCCGGACCGCACCGGGAGGTCCATCGGTCGCCGACGGGCCCGAATCCCTCTCACATCCCGGCCGGAGCACTGCAATAG
- a CDS encoding aldo/keto reductase: MQKRRLGDTELLLTAVGLGTWAMGGPWEFGWGPQDDEEAVAAILAALERGINWIDTAPVYGLGHSEELVGQALKQTRHKPYIATKCGLLWNDRRQKVPCLDPQSIRRECQASLERLGIETIDLHQMHWPDPDEGIEAAWEEMARLVQEGKVRYIGVSNYSVAQLERVGRIHPPASLQPPYSMLHREAEAELLPYCAQHQIGIVAYSPMQRGLLTGRFSRERLAALAPDDHRRRHPDFQEPRFSATLELVERLTQIAQRSGHTCAQLAVSWVLRRKEVTAAIVGARRPDQIDETAQAADWNLSDDDIEEIERLLAERL, translated from the coding sequence ATGCAGAAACGAAGACTGGGCGATACCGAACTGCTATTGACCGCCGTGGGCCTGGGCACCTGGGCGATGGGTGGTCCGTGGGAGTTCGGCTGGGGCCCACAGGACGACGAGGAGGCCGTTGCTGCCATCCTGGCGGCGCTCGAGCGCGGCATCAACTGGATCGACACAGCGCCGGTGTATGGTCTGGGCCATTCGGAAGAGTTGGTCGGTCAGGCGCTGAAACAGACCCGGCACAAGCCCTATATCGCCACAAAGTGCGGCCTGCTCTGGAACGACCGGCGCCAGAAGGTCCCCTGCCTCGATCCCCAGAGCATCCGTCGCGAATGCCAAGCCAGTCTCGAACGGCTGGGCATCGAGACCATCGATCTACACCAAATGCACTGGCCCGATCCCGATGAGGGGATTGAAGCGGCCTGGGAAGAGATGGCCCGCCTCGTGCAAGAGGGCAAGGTCCGCTACATCGGCGTCTCCAACTACAGCGTGGCCCAGCTCGAACGCGTCGGAAGGATCCATCCGCCCGCGTCGCTGCAGCCGCCGTACAGCATGCTCCACCGCGAGGCCGAGGCCGAACTGCTGCCCTATTGCGCGCAGCACCAAATCGGCATCGTGGCCTACAGCCCCATGCAGCGCGGGCTGCTCACGGGCCGGTTCAGCCGCGAAAGACTGGCGGCCCTGGCGCCGGACGACCATCGCAGACGCCATCCGGACTTCCAGGAGCCCCGGTTCAGCGCGACGCTCGAACTGGTCGAGCGCCTGACACAGATCGCCCAACGCAGCGGACACACCTGCGCCCAGTTAGCGGTCAGTTGGGTCCTGCGGCGCAAGGAAGTCACCGCCGCCATCGTCGGGGCCCGCCGGCCCGATCAGATCGACGAGACCGCGCAGGCCGCCGATTGGAATCTCAGTGACGACGACATCGAAGAGATCGAAAGACTTCTTGCGGAAAGACTATAG